In Plodia interpunctella isolate USDA-ARS_2022_Savannah chromosome 1, ilPloInte3.2, whole genome shotgun sequence, one DNA window encodes the following:
- the LOC128672073 gene encoding enhancer of mRNA-decapping protein 4-like, translated as MLPKLTDTTQTISFSEGDGVCSAEVFATDVVVTTNAGNHNHGSSKVKLRNLVDYNWEPKFYHGQLLAIHISGKYMAYSIKATNPLNPGSWSGMVRVVYTPEPGTERRTLIKGMKGVVQDLAFAHIQNQVVLACIDEQGNFYVHEIETTDGIRCTLIAEIREDTGVGGVAARVVWCPYIPDEEDTQDDDVARLLLTTHDNIARMWNMSAIVSRVEGGRGVADAAGQLLGADGALAAAEHGAAIVDAAFSPDGTALATAGQDGVVMFFQVYMRNESSPRCLHKWQPHGGKPLSCLFFLDNHKNYNTDVQFWKFAVTGAENNTIIKIWSCKSWNCLQTITFTPTLGPEGPVLGLKAMLDTSASYLVLSDFKTRSLYVLNMAWDVDDTTAYCKSIAEFLLPYPVLSFCIVDADEEQVKCESSCDDPFHANGSGGDTPDSPDDFDLNNASPEPAETRLRLYIVQPKGLQEGELVYSRARAPPAHPDAELSELSLDDKTSESPAAASSILQQQSQQLKNLLMRSQTQPGTLLQRAESPGAPPQLNLMTPDAFSSPGKRDEDEPPLSATPDAGKSRASAGAGAESTPAPRKPGSAGSSPSREVQQIMSLERDYYKHMEEKESSNTPVNDAGLDEEISPSVYQTDIFPAECLPPPAPPAPLVHSNSDTSWPQISIAQINEANQRKASSDKGLPSHSLANTSLNMTNSLANSMGTSVPALGNSSGHALSAGNLAAEPAGPALSAADRARLDSLDHKIDKLRELIQAQSHEVRALRDAVGSPRAYLDSALDEHAQRTANAVHTALHDGWERISRAGETAARAAAQAAGVGAARALEPLAVALQHELAAKLSATDQLLRDNIDKLATSKTVMERLSTSIATSLSEMVRASFRSALLDNVLPSMEKAHAQIFKQINQAFQNGAKEFASNTEAAARAAAERGGAAASAALRAALERHAAALAASSASAGVHTHHLTAQIQEITHSVLEKELSWWRDQARTVALQLSRAHTPATPASHPSTHDRGMQVAEIQSLMNRGDANGAFQLALSASDLALVVAACRACDPAIVFAPPCKLKQHVLLSLVQQLAADMTRDTHLKYRYLEEAVMNLDTANPVTREHLPVVIRELQKQLVSFLNASPAHALARQFRMLLMATESLVKAAG; from the exons ATGCTTCCGAAGCTAACGGATACTACTCAAACTAT ATCCTTCTCGGAAGGCGATGGTGTCTGTAGTGCAGAAGTTTTTGCAACAGATGTAGTAGTAACAACCAATGCTGGTAACCATAACCATGGCAGCTCCAAGGTCAAGCTTCGTAATCTGGTGGACTACAACTGGGAGCCCAAGTTTTATCATGGGCAGCTGCTCGCTATACACATTAGCGGGAAATATATGGCATATTCTATAAAAG caaCAAATCCTCTAAACCCGGGATCATGGAGCGGCATGGTCCGCGTGGTGTACACCCCGGAGCCCGGCACGGAGCGACGCACCCTCATCAAGGGCATGAAAGGAGTG GTTCAAGATTTGGCGTTCGCTCACATCCAGAATCAAGTGGTGCTCGCGTGTATAGACGAGCAAGGGAACTTCTATGTTCACGAGATTGAAACCACCGATGGGATAAG GTGTACGCTGATAGCGGAGATCCGCGAGGACACGGGCGTGGGCGGTGTTGCCGCGCGGGTGGTGTGGTGCCCCTACATCCCCGACGAGGAGGACACTCAGGATGACGACGTGGCCAGACTGCTGCTTACCACACACGATAACATCG CGCGCATGTGGAACATGAGCGCGATAGTGTCGAGAGTGGAGGGCGGACGCGGGGTTGCGGACGCGGCCGGGCAGCTGCTGGGCGCGGACGGTGCGCTGGCCGCGGCGGAGCACGGCGCCGCCATCGTGGACGCGGCCTTCTCGCCCGACGGCACGGCGCTGGCCACCGCCGGACAGGACGGCGTCGTCATGTTCTTCCAG GTGTATATGCGCAACGAGTCCAGTCCCCGCTGCCTCCACAAATGGCAGCCGCACGGAGGGAAACCGCTTTCTTGTCTCTTCTTCCTCGACAACCATAAGAACTACAACACTGA CGTACAATTTTGGAAATTCGCCGTCACGGGCGCGGAAAACAACACGATAATCAAGATCTGGTCGTGCAAGTCATGGAATTGCCTTCAGACCATCACGTTCACGCCGACCCTTGGCCCCGAGGGTCCAGTCCTGGGCCTCAAGGCCATGTTAGACACTAGTGCCAGTTACCTGGTGCTGTCGGACTTTAAGACCAGAAGTTTGTACGTGTTGAATATGGCCTGGGACGTGGATGACACGACAGCGTACTGTAAGAGTATAGCGGAGTTCTTGCTTCCGTATCCTGTGTTGAGCTTCTGTATTGTTGACGCTG ATGAAGAGCAAGTGAAGTGTGAATCAAGTTGCGACGACCCGTTCCACGCAAACGGATCAGGCGGGGACACGCCCGATTCGCCCGATGATTTTGATCTTAATAATGCT AGCCCGGAGCCGGCGGAGACGCGGCTGCGGCTGTACATCGTGCAGCCCAAGGGACTGCAGGAGGGCGAACTCGTGTATTCGCGTGCGCGGGCGCCGCCTGCGCATCCTGACGCCG AGCTGTCAGAGCTGTCATTAGACGACAAGACGAGCGAGTCTCCGGCCGCCGCGTCCAGTATACTGCAGCAACAGAGCCAGCAACTCAAGAACCTACTCATGAGGTCGCAG ACGCAGCCGGGCACGCTGCTGCAGCGCGCGGAGTCCCCGGGCGCTCCGCCCCAGCTCAACCTCATGACGCCCGACGCCTTCAG TTCGCCAGGCAAGCGCGACGAGGACGAGCCCCCGCTGTCCGCCACCCCCGACGCGGGCAAGTCCAGGGCCTCCGCCG GCGCAGGCGCGGAGTCGACGCCGGCGCCGCGCAAGCCCGGCTCCGCGGGCTCCAGCCCCAGCCGCGAGGTGCAGCAGATCATGTCACTCGAAAGGGACTATTATAAACACATG GAAGAAAAAGAATCAAGTAACACGCCAGTCAACGACGCCGGTCTAGACGAAGAGATATCGCCGAGCGTGTACCAGACAGACATATTCCCCGCCGAGTGTCTGCCGCCCcccgcgccgcccgcgcccCTGGTTCATTCCA ACAGCGACACGTCCTGGCCACAGATCTCCATAGCGCAGATCAACGAAGCGAACCAACGCAAGGCGTCCAGTGACAAGGGGCTGCCCAGCCACTCCCTCGCCAACACCTCGCTGAACATGACCAATTCTCTGGCCAACTCTATGG GTACATCAGTCCCAGCGCTGGGCAACAGTAGTGGGCACGCGCTGAGCGCGGGCAACTTGGCTGCGGAGCCCGCCGGCCCCGCGCTCTCCGCCGCCGACAGGGCGCGCCTCGACAGCTTGGACCACAAGATTGATAAACTCAGAG AACTGATTCAAGCGCAAAGTCACGAAGTTAGAGCATTACGCGACGCAGTGGGGAGTCCCCGAGCGTATCTCGACTCCGCTTTAGATGAGCACGCGCAGAGGACGGCCAACGCGGTACACACGGCTTTACATGACGG TTGGGAGCGTATCTCCCGCGCCGGGGAgacggcggcgcgcgcggcggcgcAGGCGGCGGGCGtcggcgccgcgcgcgcgctcgAGCCGCTCGCCGTCGCGCTGCAGCACGAGCTGGCGGCCAAGCTCAGCGCCACCGACCAGCTGCTGCGGGACAACATCGACAAGCTGGCCACCAGCAAG ACGGTAATGGAACGGCTCAGCACATCGATAGCCACTTCATTATCGGAGATGGTGCGCGCTTCGTTCCGCTCAGCGCTGCTGGACAACGTGTTGCCTTCCATGGAGAAGGCGCACGCGCAGATCTTCAAACAGATCAACCAGGCCTTCCAAAACGGCGCCAAGGAGT TCGCGTCGAACACGGaagcggcggcgcgcgcggcggcggAGCGCGGGGGCGCGGCCGCCAGCGCGGCGCTGCGCGCGGCGCTCGAGCGACACGCGGCCGCGCTCGCCGCCTCCAGCGCCAGCGCCGGCGTCCACACGCACCACCTCACCGCGCAGATACAGGAGATCACGCATAG CGTGCTAGAGAAGGAGCTGTCGTGGTGGCGCGATCAAGCTAGGACGGTCGCGCTGCAGCTGTCGCGCGCGCACACGCCCGCCACCCCCGCCTCACACCCCTCCACACACGACAGGGGG atGCAAGTAGCCGAAATCCAATCATTAATGAATCGCGGTGACGCTAACGGCGCGTTCCAACTAGCGTTGTCCGCATCAGATTTAGCGTTAGTTGTAGCGGCGTGCAGGGCGTGTGACCCGGCCATAGTGTTCGCGCCCCCCTGCAAGCTGAAACAGCATGTCTTGTTGTCTCTGGTCCAGCAGTTAGCTGCCGACATGACAAGGGACACGCATCTTAAATATAG GTACCTAGAGGAAGCAGTGATGAACCTGGACACGGCGAACCCTGTGACCCGCGAGCACCTGCCAGTCGTGATAAGGGAATTACAGAAGCAGCTGGTGTCGTTCCTGAACGCGTCGCCGGCGCACGCGCTGGCGCGCCAGTTCCGGATGCTGCTCATGGCCACCGAGTCCTTGGTGAAGGCGGCCGGGTGA